The following coding sequences are from one Diabrotica virgifera virgifera chromosome 2, PGI_DIABVI_V3a window:
- the LOC126880718 gene encoding glutamate receptor-like, which translates to MISRFNSLFISLDKIETIDFLVPCCPFSLKFILRAPPLTYVSNLFILPFDQYVWLSCVILLIIMCNMAYLIALWEVHDPVFKEMDHKNQVEQLQPRILDNLIMQIGILTEQGAEAEPKSFSGRITFVFSVIAVMFLFTAYSANIVALLQSTTESTNTIEGLFNSNMDLGVQNNSLIEDMFKLSTDPLAKVAYDKIFTKDKQSKSMSLEEGIAKMRNGFFAFQTNPSSAYKEIAKTFEESEKCSLTEVSLFKRRDPYTAIRKGSPYRDIIKIALLKLAEIGVRNRFIERIYTRKPECLGQGANFASAAILDCYAAYIIYGIGVALSFNFFLLELLIHKKFGNTRIRSLVVKQIKITAVAHQ; encoded by the exons ATGATATCGCGAT ttAACTCTCTTTTTATCTCGCTAGACAAGATAGAAACCATCGACTTTCTTGTGCCTTGTTGTCCATTTTCTCTTAAGTTTATCTTAAGAGCACCACCACTGACCTACGTCTCCAATTTATTCATTCTACCGTTTGACCAGTACGTATGGCTTAGTTGTGTTATCCTATTGATAATAATGTGTAATATGG CGTATCTGATAGCACTTTGGGAAGTACATGATCCAGTGTTTAAAGAAATGGATCACAAAAACCAAGTTGAGCAACTTCAACCAAGAATTCTCGACAATTTAATCATGCAAATAGGAATTCTGACGGAGCAAGGAGCTGAAGCCGAACCGAAAAGTTTTTCTGGGCGGATAACATTTGTCTTTTCTGTCATAGCTGTTATGTTCTTATTTACTGCGTACTCAGCCAATATCGTAGCTCTCTTGCAAAGCACTACGGAAAGTACAAATACCATAGAAGGTTTATTTAATTCCAATATGGATTTAGGTGtccaaaataatagtttaattgaggATATGTTCAAG TTATCTACGGATCCTCTGGCAAAAGTTGCATATGACAAAATATTTACAAAAGACAAGCAGTCGAAATCCATGTCTTTGGAAGAAGGAATAGCAAAAATGAGAAACGGATTTTTCGCTTTTCAAACGAATCCTTCCTCTGCTTATAAAGAAATAGCTAAAACATTTGAGGAAAGCGAAAAATGTTCTTTGACGGAAGTATCGCTTTTTAAACGAAGAGATCCATATACCGCAATTAGAAAAGGATCGCCTTACAGGGATATCATTAAAATTGC ACTTTTAAAACTAGCCGAGATCGGAGTCCGAAATCGCTTCATAGAACGCATTTATACCAGAAAACCAGAATGTCTGGGACAAGGAGCAAATTTTGCAAGTGCAGCTATTCTGGATTGCTACGCAGCTTATATTATTTACGGTATAGGCGTGGCTCTtagtttcaatttttttcttctgGAACTTCTGATCCATAAGAAATTTGGGAATACCCGGATAAGAAGCCTGGTTGTGAAACAAATAAAGATAACGGCAGTAGCACACCAATAG